A single window of Pontibacillus chungwhensis DNA harbors:
- a CDS encoding protein kinase: protein MIEEIINNWNSYCTEENFIGIGSTRKVYKVSGYVVKINLHPIGNSQSKNELEIFNAMMDKGLHHLFAQTYYVDECISIQKYYEPLEMKGNQTFEIDRSREEERIPNRYQEVLTLLDQEFDSFDLKDSSNYGLNSEGKLVFIDYGMNKTLYEEQWVPSAENGILPQIDYDFCTVCESKKELRMYGDHDRDKRCYSCGKE from the coding sequence ATGATTGAAGAAATCATTAATAATTGGAATAGCTATTGTACAGAAGAGAATTTTATAGGGATCGGTTCTACGCGAAAAGTATATAAAGTATCTGGTTATGTAGTCAAAATAAACTTGCATCCTATTGGTAATAGTCAGTCTAAAAACGAGTTAGAGATTTTTAATGCGATGATGGATAAAGGGCTGCACCACCTATTTGCTCAGACGTATTATGTAGATGAGTGTATCTCTATTCAGAAATATTATGAGCCATTAGAAATGAAGGGTAACCAAACGTTTGAAATTGATCGGAGTAGAGAAGAAGAACGGATCCCAAATCGATACCAAGAAGTTCTGACTCTTTTAGACCAGGAATTCGATAGTTTTGATCTAAAAGACAGCAGCAATTATGGTTTAAACAGTGAAGGGAAACTTGTTTTTATCGATTATGGGATGAATAAAACATTGTATGAGGAACAATGGGTGCCCTCAGCTGAGAATGGAATTCTACCACAGATTGACTATGATTTTTGTACAGTTTGTGAGAGCAAAAAGGAATTACGTATGTACGGAGATCACGACAGGGATAAACGGTGTTATTCGTGTGGGAAGGAATAG
- a CDS encoding HIT family protein translates to MEDCLFCIPSLEPTQNIVMDNEYCMFLQLAQAQIKGKQLEGAGLIVPREHRETAFDLTYEEWSATYSLLQDVKEYLDENYGPQGYNLGWNCGEVGGQHIFHAHFHVIPRYSDEPMAGKGIRSLFKGSENNRKSR, encoded by the coding sequence ATGGAGGATTGTTTGTTTTGTATTCCGAGTTTGGAACCAACCCAAAACATAGTGATGGATAATGAGTATTGTATGTTTTTACAGTTAGCACAAGCTCAAATAAAGGGGAAACAGCTTGAAGGTGCAGGGTTAATTGTCCCTAGAGAACACAGGGAAACGGCATTTGATTTAACATATGAGGAGTGGAGTGCAACTTACAGCCTGCTTCAAGATGTTAAAGAATACTTAGATGAAAACTATGGACCACAAGGCTATAACCTGGGCTGGAACTGCGGGGAAGTTGGCGGGCAGCATATTTTCCATGCCCATTTTCACGTGATACCGAGATATTCAGATGAACCAATGGCCGGCAAAGGGATTAGGTCTTTGTTTAAGGGTTCAGAAAATAATAGAAAAAGTAGGTAA
- a CDS encoding phosphotransferase enzyme family protein: MILLNKIHEVLSGLYPVEINKVEAVTDEMFRCTSAEEEYFARITNYKSYDEQLEEVHYTNFLFNEGLGVSQAIPSINGRAVEKVILEGREIFTVLYKSAPGAHLPKENWNTDVLKEVGRQIGKMHRLSKKYEEVHQIRSIKDWHENEEYAFLKYIPVEESIIRDIADEVRSSIKKIPRDPSNYGLIHGDIWLENILVDEDLNLTMVDFQDCEKHFYIFDLAVPLYSALEYSFIGGGNIIEYGNRITGAMIEGYEEEHSLSPEMVEKLPLFMKLKEIFEYSLMHMYWDKDHLTEEQVRIMNHVRMRIEGNHSILNT, translated from the coding sequence ATCATTTTGCTAAATAAGATACACGAAGTACTTAGCGGGCTCTATCCAGTGGAAATAAATAAAGTTGAGGCAGTAACAGATGAGATGTTTCGATGCACGAGTGCAGAAGAGGAGTACTTTGCAAGGATTACAAATTATAAAAGTTATGATGAACAATTAGAAGAGGTTCACTATACAAACTTCTTATTTAACGAAGGGTTGGGTGTGTCTCAAGCAATACCTTCTATTAATGGTAGAGCGGTAGAAAAGGTGATTCTTGAAGGTCGTGAAATCTTTACGGTTCTTTATAAATCTGCACCTGGGGCTCACTTACCAAAGGAAAACTGGAATACAGATGTTTTAAAAGAGGTAGGGCGGCAAATTGGGAAAATGCATCGATTGTCAAAAAAATATGAAGAAGTCCATCAAATCCGATCGATCAAGGATTGGCATGAAAACGAGGAATATGCCTTTTTAAAATATATCCCTGTAGAGGAATCTATTATTAGAGATATAGCGGATGAGGTACGATCCTCGATCAAGAAAATCCCTAGAGACCCTTCGAATTATGGGTTAATACACGGTGATATATGGTTAGAGAATATACTCGTTGATGAAGACCTGAATTTGACGATGGTTGATTTTCAAGATTGTGAGAAGCATTTTTATATTTTTGATTTGGCAGTCCCCCTTTACAGTGCGCTTGAGTATTCGTTTATAGGTGGGGGGAACATAATTGAATATGGAAATCGTATTACGGGAGCCATGATCGAAGGATACGAAGAGGAACATTCACTCTCTCCAGAAATGGTAGAAAAACTTCCGCTATTTATGAAACTAAAAGAGATATTTGAATACAGTTTAATGCACATGTACTGGGATAAGGATCACCTAACTGAAGAACAGGTAAGAATAATGAATCATGTTAGAATGAGGATTGAAGGCAATCATTCCATACTTAATACATAA
- a CDS encoding DUF5694 domain-containing protein: MKPTILLVGTDHFSDQANGNLFNTNKVDVLSQERQNEMREIIHCLKQFEPTKVALEVIQENEEELNAQYASYLNGNYPLTVNEIDQIGFRLAGECHLNHVYAVDWNEEQRDIPNSDDGKNSVMFKEVMRLGERIMAESNTYLHNHTLKDYLLWLNESENVSRGQEFYMKLALVEKDGDPVGATWTAKYWYYRNLLIYKNLVSLIESEEERIFVLYGSGHLHLLLEFLKESGMFDVKVASDYLI, encoded by the coding sequence ATGAAGCCAACGATCCTGTTAGTTGGAACGGACCATTTCTCTGATCAAGCAAATGGAAATCTGTTTAATACCAACAAAGTGGATGTTTTATCACAAGAAAGGCAAAACGAAATGAGAGAAATCATTCACTGTCTAAAGCAATTCGAACCTACGAAAGTAGCTCTAGAGGTGATTCAAGAAAACGAGGAAGAATTGAATGCGCAATATGCTTCTTATCTCAATGGAAATTATCCGCTAACAGTTAATGAGATTGATCAAATCGGTTTCCGTTTAGCGGGTGAGTGTCATCTCAACCACGTATACGCAGTCGATTGGAACGAGGAACAAAGAGACATTCCTAATAGTGATGATGGAAAGAATTCCGTTATGTTTAAAGAAGTGATGCGACTTGGAGAACGCATAATGGCTGAATCCAATACATATCTACATAACCATACATTGAAAGATTATTTGCTTTGGCTTAATGAGTCCGAGAATGTATCTAGAGGACAGGAATTTTATATGAAGCTGGCTCTAGTAGAAAAAGATGGGGATCCCGTTGGGGCAACATGGACAGCGAAGTATTGGTATTACCGCAACCTATTAATTTATAAAAACTTAGTAAGCTTGATTGAGTCTGAGGAGGAACGCATTTTCGTCTTATATGGCAGTGGCCATCTTCACTTACTTTTAGAGTTTTTGAAAGAGAGTGGGATGTTTGATGTGAAAGTAGCCAGTGACTATTTAATATAG